In Gracilinanus agilis isolate LMUSP501 unplaced genomic scaffold, AgileGrace unplaced_scaffold57874, whole genome shotgun sequence, the genomic stretch gctcccatttccttgtagccatggtgaTGGCAATCttaatcatctttccctgcccctggagCCCCCAAACTCGCGCGGTGGCCCTCCCAGGAGTCCAGTGACTGACGGAGCTGCCAGTCTGGGGGGTGTCTGCGAGGAGGCCTCGTTTTAGCGCTAAACTCCTTTCCTCGATTGCCgcaaagtgatttttctgacCACTTCATAGTTCTGGGCTTGTTCAAGCCTGAACTTCAGaactctcccctcctcctcctcaatcCTTCCTCCAGCTCCCGAATTTCATTATCTGAGGCCAAATGGAGCCTCCACAAGGGGGGGCGGGGAGCTGTGGGTTTGGGTTCGACTTCCGATCCTGCAAAGCCAATGACCCTCCCCGGGGGCCCCTCACCTGCGGATGAACTCGTGGCCCGACATGATGTTGCCCAGCTGGTCCGAGCCGCCCAGCTGCACGCGGCAGCCGTAGCGCTGGTGCAGGTGGTAGAAGTCGTAGGCCTGCAGCACCGGGTACAAGAACTCGGCCAGGCTCATGCCCTCCGGGCTCCCGAGGCGGGCCTGCACGCTGTGGCGGCTCAGCAGGGGGCCCATGCGGAAAGAGCCGCCCACGGCGCCCAGGAAGTCCACGAGCGCCAGGTGCGAGTACCACGCCGCGTTGTCCAGGACCGTGAAGGTGCCCCACGGCCGCCCGTCGTGGAACAGCCGCTGATGCTGCGCGGCCAGCAGCTCCAGAGACGCGCGAAGGGTCTTCGCGTTGTCGCGCACGCGCTCCGCGCTCAGCGCCGCGCGCTCCTTGCTGCGACCGCTCGGGTCTCCGAGGCGCGCTGTGGCCCCGCCCACAACGGCGATCACGTGGTGCCCGGCGCGTTGGAAGTGCAGCAGCCCCAGCACCGGCAGGAGGTGGCCCACGTGCAGGGAGGCGGCCGTGGGGTCGAAGCCGCAGTACACGGTCTGGGCGCCGCCGGCCAGGACCTCTGGCAGCTCCGGGGCGACGCCCTTCGCCGGGAAAACGTCCGCGAACAGACCCCGCGCCCTCTGCGCCAACAGCACGTCCTGCGCCCCGAAATGACCCTTACACCGCCGCCCCGAGAGTCGGGGCCCGGGCAAGCGACCCAGACCGAATGGCCGGCGGAGAATCTGCAACATGGGCGCCGCCATCTTGCCCAGAGGGGCGGAGAGCCTCGCGAGGCATTGTGGGATCGCAGGGCCAGGCTCCTCCCCGCCAAGGCCCTGGTTCTTGGGAAGCTGCGGAGCGGCTGGCTGGGATGGCAGCCACGCCCCCCGGCTCTTTAAAACTGGAGGAGGCAGTAGGGCCCCGGGTCCCCCCTCTAGACCCGGGAAAACCGAATTAACCGGCTCTGACTGATCGGGTCAGCATGGGTGAGAGGCTTTGGCGATTAGGAAACCGGGGAGCCGGAGTTCTGCCGGAATGGCGGGTGACGGCACCGCCCGGTCCTAAATCCGCCCCAGGCTTTAGGGGGCGCCGCGGGAAGAGGGCCGG encodes the following:
- the LOC123256338 gene encoding tyrosine--tRNA ligase, mitochondrial-like yields the protein MAAPMLQILRRPFGLGRLPGPRLSGRRCKGHFGAQDVLLAQRARGLFADVFPAKGVAPELPEVLAGGAQTVYCGFDPTAASLHVGHLLPVLGLLHFQRAGHHVIAVVGGATARLGDPSGRSKERAALSAERVRDNAKTLRASLELLAAQHQRLFHDGRPWGTFTVLDNAAWYSHLALVDFLGAVGGSFRMGPLLSRHSVQARLGSPEGMSLAEFLYPVLQAYDFYHLHQRYGCRVQLGGSDQLGNIMSGHEFIR